From Pleurocapsa sp. PCC 7319:
TTCAAAGCAAAAGACATCCTGTCGTAGATCAATTATTGCTAATTTCGTATCCATCAAAACAAAATTGGCAGACTACTGCTACGTCAACTAATTAATGATGGATATATTTTTACAGTTAAAAACTATCCTTTAACCTTTTCTCCTTTCCCTTTACCCGTCAATTTTTAATTGACAGAATACTACTAATCCCTCACCATTCATCCAAATCAGGAACGGCAAAACTAAGATTAATTTGGACTATGGCGCGATCGCGGTCGATTTTACTAAACTCCATTTGTTTGGCAGCTTCTAAAGCTTCGTTATCTACGAGAAAATTACCGCTAGAAACGGCAATCTCAGCATCAATAACTTGACCACCACGATCAATTGTCAGTTGAATTCCTGCCGTACCTTCTGAGCCATCTAAAACATCGGGATATTCTGGTTGGCAGTTGTCTTCACAGGCAATAGATAAAGGTGCTGGGGATTCATTAGCGGTATTGTTAGCAGCATTAGTCTGGCTACGATCCGTACTGTTGGTTTGAGGAGAATTGCTGGGATTACTCAATGCCGAAGTTTCTAAATTGCGTTCTGAGTTGTTAGGCGATCGCTTTTTGGCTATTGGTTTTTTTAATGGGGATGCTGGAGGTTTTACTGGTTTATCGAGGGCGGAAATACGTTGTTTCTTAGCTAAATTATCATTCTCTAGGGGTTTATTATTTTCAGTTGGTTCTATTTTTGGTTCGGCAGTCGGGCGATCGCTATTACCATCTAGCTTTACTGGAGTCGGCGATGTAACTGGAGTTTTATTCTTAGTTAATAGGGATGAATCAGGTTTTGTAGCAGTTGTAGGAGATTTGGTTTGCGATGTTTCGGTTATAGTCTTCGGCGTTGTGGGAGGTTTGACTGGAGATTCTGACGGTGTCGGTGATGGTTTGACTTCGGGTGGAGGATTGATAGCGGTTGTTTGCAATGTGGATGCCTCTGAAGGTGCTTTTGGTGCAACAACTTGAGAATCTTGAGTCGATCTAGAGGAGAGATTTGGCGAAGACGTACTTGAAGATGCTTTTAGATTTGGCTTTTTATCTAGTTCGACAATGGTTATAGGAGTCAGCAGTTTTTCTTCCTCTACAGACACTAACTCTTTGGCTTTGAAGCGAGATAAAACTAAGGCGATCGCTCCATGTATAAATAAAGAAAGCAACAAGCCTAATATTAGATCATTTCTCTCTTGTTGCTGTCTGTTATAAGAATTAGACATTCAGGTCATAGAAAGTGGTTATTTCCAGCTTACTACTTGTCCCTTTTCTGATCCCGAACTCAGGTTGGGTTATATGTTAACGGCGATCGCGCTCTAAATCATAGATCACTTTTTCCGCTAACCAGTTAGGAGAACGTTCACCATGACGCAGCATTGTTCCTGTTAGAAGTCGGTTTACTGTTTGCTCGTTGTTTACTAAACGGAGTAATTTTTGACGCAATTTCGGACTCACTCGCTCTAATAGTAAAGTATCGGCATTATTGTAGGGTAAAGAATTAACCAAAGAAGGTCGATTATTTCTCGACAAATGATAAGCAATGACTCCTGTGCCGATCGCCAATCCTGTTACACCAATAATTTGATTTAGGCTGTTGTCGGCGGAGTTATTATTTTCAGGAATATTCCAAGTATTGCGAGCGTTAAGCTGAGATATTGAAGCTAAAGTTGCTGTTTCGTTATTAATTTGAGATTGTTCTGCTAATGAAGTTGAGGCTATCTTAATAGAGTTTGCTTCGGCTGATGTTGCCAATAATCCCCCAACAGTAATAGTTGTTAAAAATGTCATCAAAGAAACAAAATTTTTCATGATTGTAGAAGTTAAAACTTCTGATATCAATTTGATTCTGAATAGAATTGTTTAGTATTAACTATTGTGCAGGCTAAATATGACAATAAAGTGTCAACTGAATGACAAAGTAAAGTCAGTTTGTGTACAGAAAGGTCAAATATAGCGGTGTGCAGACAGAATAAGTACAATCAAATGTACTAGTACTCTTAGCTTTTTTGGTAAATTTTCAGGGTGATGTACAAACGTTTCCTTTGCATAACTTCTTGCCTAGCGAGTACTCCGAACTCCAGTTAACCTTGTTCTTAAATGCCGATCGCGTCACAATAAAGAAAGTAAATATACATAAATTATTATTTTCTTAAAATTTCCTTAATAATGTTAGCCAAACAACAACCCAAAGTTATTCAAACAGATTCTTTAAACCTTGATTGTGATTTAGTAATTGTCGGTGGTGGCATTGTTGGTGCAACCCTAGCAGCCGCCCTAAAAGGTACTAGCTTAAAGGTAATTATTATCGAAGCTCGACCTTTACAAGAAGCAGCAGCAAAAACTCAAGCCTATGCCTTTTCTCCTCTATCGAGTCGTATTTACCAAGGCATTGGTATTTGGAAACAAATATTTCCTCACATCGGGAAATATAGCAATATTAGTTTGTCTGATGCCGATTTTCCTCAGACAGTCAAGTTTGAAACTAAGGATTTGCCAGGAGAGCATTTGGGTTATGTTGCTCAACACCATGTGGTTTTAACCACTCTACAAAACTATTTAGCAGACTGCCCTAACATTTCCTGGCTATGTCCTGGAGAAGTAGTTGACGTGGCAACAGATGAATATTTTTCTACCGTAGAAGTTAAGGTCAATGGAGAACAGCGTTTAATTAAAACCAAGCTAGTAGTAGGTGCCGATGGAGCGCGATCGCACATTCGTAGTTTGGCAGGGATTAAAACTCGCGGTTGGAAATATTGGCAATCTTGTGTTGCTTTTACGATCAAACATACAGCTCCTCAAAACAATACCGCTTTTGAGCGTTTTTGGCCTAGTGGTCCTATGGGGGTCTTGCCCTTACCTGGAAATCGCTGTCAGATCGTTTGGACACATCCTCATGCTGAAGCAAAAGCTTTGGCTGAGTCAGATGAGAAGGCTTTTTTGGCTAAACTTACAACCTATACTGGAGGCGTTTTAGGAGATTTAGAACTCGTTAGCGATCGCCTCGTTTTTCCAGTACAGCTCATGCAGTGCGATCGCTATATTAAACCTCGCTTAGCTTTAGTGGGTGATGCTGCCCACTGTTGTCATCCCGTTGGTGGACAGGGCTTAAACTTAGGTATTCGTGATGCTGCGAGTTTAGCGCAGGTATTACAAGCTGCTCAGCAAAAAGGACAAGATATTGGCAAGATTAAGATTCTTAAACGCTATGAGGGTTGGCGTAAGCTAGAAAATCTTACTATCTTAGGCTTTACTGACTTACTAGATCGGATATTTTCTAATAGTTGGTTGCCAGTAGTAGCACTACGTCGTCTGGGATTGTGGGGCATGAATAATTTGAGACCACTGAAAATTTTTGCTTTGAAGTTAATGACTGGTTTATTGGGCAAAACTCCCAAGTTGGCTCAACGCTAATTTTCAATGAGCTGATAACTATAGCATTACGCTTTAAGCTTAGGACATAACATATTGGTTCAAAGGGAATAGGGAATAGGGAATAGGGAATAGGGAATAGGGAATAGAAAATGTCCTAATGTTTTCTCGTAGTGCTATATCAGCTAAAATTTCCGATCTCATCGCAGGAGAGAACTGCGATAAATGTTATTATCATAGGTTGTAATCAACGAATAATAATAGCTCAAGGCTTAAGAAAGTCTATTTAGCTTTCTTTAATTTTAATTATCAATAAGTAACTAATAACTACAAGGGTAAAGATCGCACACCATGATTCACGATATATTTATGCCTGCTCTCAGTTCCACCATGACCGAAGGGAAAATTGTTGAGTGGACTAAATCCCCTGGAGAAAAAGTAGAAAAAGGGGAAACGGTCTTAGTAGTAGAGTCGGATAAAGCCGACATGGACGTAGAATCTTTTAATGAGGGTTATCTAGCCGTTATCTTGGTGGAAGCAGGTCAAGAAGCACCCGTAGGTAGTGCGATCGCTCTAATAGCCGAAACTGAAGCAGAAATTGAAGAAGCCAAAAAACAAGCCTCCTCCCATCAGGGAGGTTCCAGCGACCCTGTAGAAGCACCTCCCGCTGCAGTTACTGCTCCTGCTAAAGTAGCTACTGCTAGTACTACTACAACTGCTACAGGTAATAGTAGTAATGGTTCTGGCAGGATTGTGGCGTCTCCGAGAGCGAAGAAGCTGGCGAAAAAGTTTAGTGTAGACTTAAAAACTCTCAAAGGAAGCGGTCCTTATGGAAGGATTACGGCAGCCGATGTGGAACAAGCTTCAGGAAAAGCTGTAACTGCCCCAGCTGCTAAACCTATGACTGCACCAATAGCTGCACCAGCACCTAGCATTACTCCTATTCCTGTGGCTGCACCAGCCAGTGTGACTCCTGGTGAAACTGTACCTCTCAATACTTTACAAAAAGCAGTGGTACAAAATATGGTAGCAAGCCTACAAGTGCCTACCTATCATGTTGCTTACACTATTACAACCGATGCTCTAGATAAGCTTTATAAACAAATTAAGCCTAAGGGTGTTACCATGACGGCGTTGTTGGCTAAAGCGATCGCTGTAACCCTTAAACAACACCCTGTAGTTAATGCTAGCTATAGTCAGGATGCCATTAGTTACAATTCTGAAATCAATATAGCTGTGGCAGTAGCTATGCCCGATGGTGGTTTAATCACTCCAGTATTGCGTAATGCAGATCAGATGGATATTTACTCCTTATCTCGAACTTGGAAAGATCTCGTAAACCGTTCTAGAGCCAAACAACTCAAGCCGGAGGAATACAGCACTGGCACATTTACTCTTTCTAATTTGGGAATGTTTGGGGTCGATACCTTTGATGCCATTCTGCCCACAGGACAAGGATCAATCTTAGCCGTTGGTGGTTCCAAACCCCAATTAGTCGCTGATGATTCAGGCATGATGGGTGTTAAACGCCAGATGAAGGTAAACATCACCTGCGATCATCGTATTATTTACGGTGCACAAGCAGCAGCTTTCTTGAAAGATTTGGCTACTTTAGTTGAGACTAATGCTCAATCTTTGACGCTTTAATTAGCTATCAGCTATCAGTAGGGTGAGCGAAATTTACGGTGGCAAAACTTTATTTTCGCGTTGTTTAAGTAACAAGTAACAAGTAACAAGTAACAAGTAACGAATAGCTTTGTGCCGTTACTCGTTACTCTTTACTCTTTACTCAAAGCGACTAAGATTGTTTAATTCCCACGCCTTTTTTCGTTCACCCCTATCAGTACCCCTAGTAAAGGTATTATTAGGTACTAGACGGTCTCAAGGACAAACTTATGAGATGGCGAAAAAACTACATTTGGGTAAACGAGTCTTTGAGGCTTCCTAAGTGCTGAATCGATCTCCAGACAAGTATCTTGCACGAAGTCGATTTCGCAATATTCAATAGCTTCAAAACCCTAACGAGGGTGATCCTATTTGCCGCCATCTCAACCTTGTAGAGTAGCTCCACTTTTCGCTCAATGGAGCTACACCCATTTCTAAATTTCTAATATGGTCTTAATATGGCCATTTCCAGTTAACTACTTCAGGTTTATCTATCCCCTGTTCGTGAGCGTATGTTAGATTATCAAGAATTTCATTTCTCATCCGCTCTCTGACATAGACAGCTTTAGAACCTAGTTTCTCAACTCGATCAATTACATCAATGACTAAGTTAAAGCGATCTATTTGATTGAGAATCGCCAACTCTAAGGGAGTATTGATATTACCTTCTTCCTTGTAACCCCGAACATGAATCCGTTCTTGATTAGTACGGCGATAAGCTAATTTATGAATTAGCCATGGATAGCCATGGAAATTAAAGATAATAGGTTTATCAGGAGTAAAAAGAATATCAAATTCTTTGTTAGATAAACCGTGAGAATGTTCTTTTTCGCTTTGTAGTCTGTATAAATCGACTACATTAATAAAACGAACTTTTAGTTCGGGAAATTCTTCCCGTAAAATGGCGGTAGCTGCCAAAGATTCCATTGTCGGAATATCTCCACAGCAAGCCATCACGACATCAGGCTCATCCGCTGCTTTCCCGCAGTCATCATTACTTGCCCACTCCCAGATTCCAATACCTTTGGTGCAATGTTTAATTGCCTCATCCACTGTCAAGTATTGTAGATGTTTCTGTTTATCAGAAACAATGACGTTGATGTAATCTTTGCTCCGTAAACAATGATCGGCTACTGAGAGTAAACAATTGGCATCGGGGGGAAAATAAATTCGAGTTACATCCGCGCTTTTATTGGTGACTAAATCTACAAAACCTGGATCTTGGTGAGAAAAGCCATTATGATCTTGTCGCCAGACTAAAGAAGATAGCATTAAATTGAGTGAGGAAACCGATGCCCGCCAAGGAACGTGTTTTTTGCAGATATCTAACCATTTGGCGTGTTGGTTAAACATAGAGTCGATGACATGAACAAAAGCTTCATAAGTGTGGAAAAAGCCATGTCTGCCTGTAAGCAAGTATGTTTCTAGCCAACCTTCTAGGGTATGCTCACTCAACATCTCCATCACTCTGCCATCGGGAGACAACTGACTACCATCCTCATCTTCGGGTAAGTAATCAGCCATCCAAGTTTTCTTGGTCACTTCGTAGATATCTTGCAAGCGGTTAGAAGCTGTTTCATCGGGACCAAATACACGGAAGTTAGTCATGTTATTCTTCATGACATCCCGTAAAAATTTACCCAAGACTCTGGTATTTTCTACTTCTACCGTGCCTGGTTTATCGATCTCCACTGCATAGTCGACAAATTCAGGCAATTTTAAATCTTTACGTAACAAACCACCGTTGGCTATGGGATTAGCACTCATACGCTTAATTCCTACCGGTGCTAACTCTTTAAGTTCGGAGATCAAAGTCCCATTGTCGTCAAACAATTCCTCAGGTTTATAGCTCTTCATCCATTCTGCGAGAAGTCGGACGTGTTCGGGATTCGAGTGCATTCCTCCCATAGGAACTTGGTGCGATCGCCAGAATCCTTCTACTTTATGACCATCTACTTCAGATGGGCCAGTCCAACCTTTAGGAGTACGCAGGATAATCATTGGCCAACGAGGACGAAAAGCTTTATTCTGGCTACGGGCTTCTGACTGAATTTCGTGAATTTTAGTGATGCACTCTTCCATCGTCGCTGCCATTTTTTGGTGCATTTGCTCGGGATCCGATCCCTCGACTACGTAGGGGGTATAGCCATAGCCCTTAAATAAATTGTCTAATTCTTCGGGACTAATACGAGAGAGGATAGTAGGGTTAGCAATTTTATAGCCATTAAGATTTAAAATTGGCAATACTGCCCCATCACGAATGGGATTAAGGAATTTATTGGAATGCCAAGCAGTTGCCAAAGGACCTGTTTCTGCTTCCCCATCCCCCACAACACAAGCGGCAATCAAGTCGGGATGGTCGTAAACTGCCCCATAAGCGTGGGAAACACTATAGCCTAGTTCCCCGCCTTCGTGGATTGAACCTGGAGTTTCTGGGGTGCAATGACTGCCAATATAGCCAGGGAAAGAAAATTGTTTGAAGAACTTCTGCATTCCTCCTTCATCTTCACTCTTTTCGGGATAGATTTCTGAATAAGTCCCTTCTAAATAAACTGGCGCTAATACCCCAGGTGCGCCATGCCCTGGTCCTGCAAGAAATATAGCGTTCAAATCGTATTTTTTGATTAAACGATTGAGATGGATATAGGTAAAGCTGAGGGCGGGAGAAGAACCCCAATGACCTAATAGTCTTTGCTTGATGTGTTTGGGGGTTAAAGGTTCTTTTAGTAGAGGATTATCTCGTAGATAAATCATACCGACTGCCAGATAATTGCAAGCTCGCCAGTAAGCGTCTATTTTACTTATTTCTTCGGGACTCAAAAAATTACTGAAAGGATTTGCTTGAGTAGATAAAGCTTGAACCATACTCTCTTATTTACTCCGAATTAATATTGCATTTAAATGGTATAAAAAGTTGGAAATCAATTTGGCAAGTTACTAATTCATAGCAATTATTAAAACTCTTCTATTGCTTTAACAAGAGTTTTTCCCATTGCTTATGATTGATGATAGTATTTTGTGAACTGAATCTATCTATCTTTCAAGATCTACTTCTTCTATATGCTAAAGACATATTTCTGAGTCGACAAACAATTTTAATATTGTTTTAACTAAGGGCATAAAAAGTATCGTGAGATACTAAAAATATAAACACAAAAACGTACTATCACAAGTTGCAAAACTTTTGACTAATTAGTATGATATTTTGTTTAATTAACAAGAAATAGGCATCAATTTGAATGATACTTGGTATTTTCAGATAGTATATTTATCTAGCATTATCTCTACTACTAATTAATAGTAGAAAAACACTGAATTAAACTATCAATCAATTGTTAATAAAAAAAGAATGTTAATTGTGAATTATTAGTTCAAGAAAATCGCTACTTACGAAGAGAAAATCAATATCGAACACCATCGCGACAATCGATATGAATACTGAATTAATGTTCCGGTCTGTAATATCTCAATGGTGCATTGATTTAGGAAAGAGCAATGTTCCCAGAATAATAATCAGCGATGAAATTGCAACAATAGGAATTACAGGTAGAAACCCCAAAGTAAAGCTAGAGGGAATGACACCAGTTTGCAAGCCAATCAAAATTCCCTCTCCAAAGATAATTGACAGCATACAACTGAGAGATGAGACATTTTTGAAATATAAAGCAGCAATTACTGTCGGGAACAATACCGATAATCCAGTAAATGCTTCGGTAGCCAGAGCCAGTATAGATTCAGGTGGCTGATAAGCTAAGCTTAATCCGATGAGCGCCAGAATAATGATGAACAATCTGCCCACTAATGTTTGTTCTGATAAAGAAGCCTGTGGTCTAAAATAGACTGTATAAACATCCCGAGTCATCATCGAACTTAAGGCTAATAGTTGGGAATCTAAGGTAGACATAAAGGCTGATAATGCGCCTACCATCACTAAAGATGCTAACCATTTAGAAGTGTATTCACCCAGCATTAAAGGGAAAATTTCATCAGCTGCTTTGCCTGCTAGTTCAGGAAAAGCAAGATGTCCCCACATACCTATTGAAACTGGGCAAATAAATAAAATGATTGTAATTATAGGATAAAAAATTGTCGCTACCTTAAGTGAATCGGTAGTTTTAGGAGTATAAAAACGCATAAACATCTGAGGGAACATTGGTAACGTAAATGTCCACAGACATACGTAACTAAACCACTTTTTCTGAGTGAAGAAATTATCAGCACCCTGTCGACTAAATAGTTCTGGTTTTAGATCATACACAGCCTGATTCGCTTCGCTAATTCCTCCCAGTCCCTGAGCGATCGCCATAAAAGCGACAATCATCAAGACAAACATGAGAGCGCCTTGAAAAACATCAGTTAAGGCTACACTCTTCATTCCGCCAATGCAGACATAGAAAACTATCGCCAAGGTAACGAAGGTTGCCCCAATAAAATAGGGAACTTGTCCATCAGTCAAATTTTCGAGTAGATATCCTGCACCAATGGGCTGTAGGGTTAAATAGGGCAGGGTAAAAATAACCATCACCGCCAAAAAAATCAATTTTAGGGGTTCGCTTTGGAAACGATCTGCAATTAATTCGGCGGGGGTAATGAAACCTTTTTGTTTTCCTAATCGCCAAACGCGATCGCCAATAAAATAAAAAGTCAAAGCGGCAAATCCAGTTCCCCAAGCCATCATGGGATAGTAACTAATGCCGATGCGATAACCCGAACCAGCAAATCCCAGAAAAGTAAAAGCACTAAAATTAGTAGCACTCAAGGTAAAAAAGAGAATAATTGCCCCCAGGCTGCGATTAGCCAAAAAATAATCTTCTGCTGTATTTTTTTGACTTCTATAACCAATTAGTCCTACCCAAAGTGTAAATAATAAGTAGGCAGCCAGAGTTAGATAGGGAAATAGCAATTCTAAATTCATCTTTCTTGCTTTTCATCTCGTGATGTTGGCCAAAATTTCAGTGCAAAGACAATTAAGGCGATCGTCAGGGTAATTTGTAAACCAATAAAATAAAATACCCAGGGCGGAAGATTAAGCCAGAAAAACTTAACTGGTTGTTCCCAATGCCAAAAATCAAGGGAAAGGAAAAACATCAATGTAAAGCTGAACCACCAGAATGAGGAAGCTTGAAAAATCTTCATTGCCTTAAATACTGTGCATTGATTAATTCATTGAGTCAATATTGCTCAACATACAATAGATTACACGATTCCTATCTAGCTTACTTATTGTTTTTTATCTTTTTGTGAGAGAAGACCTTCAATTTATTTGACAAAGCTTTTAGCTTTGTTAAATTTTTGGGCGGTCAAAAAATTTTAGATATCCGATCGCAAATTCCTCACAGTTACTATCTATCCTGAGAATAAAGACACCATTACTAGAGGTTAGGAGGGTGCAAAATGAGTGACCGACCGAAAAAAGAAATTGTTACTAATATAGCTCCAGAAACTGTTTTTGGGATTGCTATAGTGTTAGTAATGGGAACTTTGATACTAGCTGGTTTACTGGGATAGTAGATTTAATTCTAACCAAAAAAGTTGTTAATTCTCATTGAGTAATAATTTTGGTGCTGATTAAATAGCAAAGCAGTAATTAACGATGATCGATGAACCGTCCAAGCCAATTCAATGGACTCAAGAAGAAGAAAGCACCCCAGCAACTCCTCAAGTTAAAAACAAGAAGAAGAAGAAATATTTGCCTCGGCAGTTACCTTACATTTTGGGAGGATTGGGTATCTTGGTAATGTTGATCTTGGCATTTCGTCCTACTCCAATTGCTGTAGATGTAGCTGAGGTAAAACGAGATAATGTCCAGGTAACTGTAGACGAAGAAGGTGAAACTCGCATTCACAAACGTTATGTGGTTTCTGCTCCTGTGGCGGGAAGATTAGCTCGGATTAATTTAGATGAAGGCGACCGCGTTACTCAAGGGGAAATCATTGCTCAAATCGATCCATTACCCCTAGAGTCTGATATCCAGGCAGCTCAGGCTAGATTGCGTCAGTGGCAAGCGGAAAAAGCAGGGGTAGAAACCCAGCGTCCTAAACCAGAAGCATTATCTCAAGCTCAAGCGAGAATCAAAGCAGCAGTAGCTAAACAAAGAGAAGTAGCAGCTAAGGTAGAACGGGCTAGAGCATCATTAGAACAGGCAAAGCGCGATCGCCAGCGCAATCAAAATTTATACGCTGACGGAGCTATTTCTCGTCAAGCCAAAGAACGAGCAGAGCTAGAAGAAGTTACCAAAATTAGAGCCTTAGAAGTAGAAGAAAGATTAGCTGATAGTGCAGTAGCAGAAGTGAATGCTGCCCAAGAAGCTCTCTCTATTCTCCGAGCAGAACAAAAAGACCCAGATTATCTATTAGATGTTTATGATGCTCGTATTGCCAGCATTGAGGCAGAATTAGCCAAACTAACTGATGATGCTCGGCGAACTAATATTACTTCGCCGATTGATGGATATGTATTCCGAGTTAATCTAGAAAGTGCTAAATATGTAGAAGCAGGAGATCAACTCCTAGAACTAGGAAATCCCCAAGACTTAGAAATCGTCGTCGATTTACTGTCTTCCGATGCGGTGAAAGTTAAACCTGGTGCGACGATGTATCTTGAACACTGGGGCGGTCAATCAACTCTTCAAGCAAAAGTTCGTTATGTAGAACCTTCTGCATTTACTAAAGTATCTGCATTGGGAGTAGAAGAACAACGAGTCAATGTCATTGCCGATTTTGTCGATACAGAAATACCTTTAGGCGATCGCTATCGAGTCGAAACCAGAACGGTGGTTTGGTCGGGGGAAGATGTCTTGGTTGTTCCTTTGAGTGCTTTATTTCGCTGTGAACCAGGTAATAATCGCAACCCCTCTAATATATGGTGTACTTTTGTGGTGGAAAATAACCAAGCCCAAAAGCGTCGGATTGAAGTAAGTCAACGTAGTAATTTTGAGGCAGTAATTAAAAATGGATTACAAGCCCAAGAAAAAGTCATTCTTCATCCTACGGAACAGATTCAATCAGGAGCAAAAGTTAAAACCCTCTAGTAATCCACCAAGATAATCTCATTGGTAATACTCTATTTAAGATTTTGCTCTGATTTCTCTCTCCACCAAGAGTATCGGCACTTTAATTTTTGCTTATACTTAACAGATTTTTGAATAAGCTAGATCTCTGATCAGTGTTGTTCTAGAGCTAATATATTTAGATAAAACTTGACTATCTTCCAAACTAAGTGAAGATATAGTTTGTATCTGTTGGATCAGTTGTTTGATGATTTCTCCGTCAGATAGTTTCGAGATATTGTAGGGATTCGATGTTTCTACTAACATCCACATAACACGGAGTATTTTTGTATCTAAACCCATAATCTTAATCCATAGCTTCAATGTTTATTGTAAGAGAAATATTAAAAGAATCTTAAGAAATTAAGTTTTATGTCTAAATCGATAGAAAGAGAAATATAAAAACTTAACGCTAAGAAAAAATGCTCTGTGAAATAAACAAATGTAAACTATAGAGATATCTTTATCAAAAAGCTTTAAGCCTTTAGCTTTAAGCTCTTAGCTTTGGTTTAACTGCTAAAAGCGTAATTGGGTATAATACCCCACCGCCTTGGCGGTATCTACAATCAGGTATCAAAACAGTTCGTTGGCGGTTGCGGAGCAAGTCGAAGACTCGGTTCCCTCGCTTAAAGAAACTGTTTCAAGACGAGTTCAAGACTCTATTTGATTGAAGCTAATAGCTAACGGCTAATAGCTAACAGCTATTTATTATTATTTTAAGTTTTAACGCTATTTTCTGTTAACTCAATTAGCGT
This genomic window contains:
- a CDS encoding efflux RND transporter periplasmic adaptor subunit — its product is MIDEPSKPIQWTQEEESTPATPQVKNKKKKKYLPRQLPYILGGLGILVMLILAFRPTPIAVDVAEVKRDNVQVTVDEEGETRIHKRYVVSAPVAGRLARINLDEGDRVTQGEIIAQIDPLPLESDIQAAQARLRQWQAEKAGVETQRPKPEALSQAQARIKAAVAKQREVAAKVERARASLEQAKRDRQRNQNLYADGAISRQAKERAELEEVTKIRALEVEERLADSAVAEVNAAQEALSILRAEQKDPDYLLDVYDARIASIEAELAKLTDDARRTNITSPIDGYVFRVNLESAKYVEAGDQLLELGNPQDLEIVVDLLSSDAVKVKPGATMYLEHWGGQSTLQAKVRYVEPSAFTKVSALGVEEQRVNVIADFVDTEIPLGDRYRVETRTVVWSGEDVLVVPLSALFRCEPGNNRNPSNIWCTFVVENNQAQKRRIEVSQRSNFEAVIKNGLQAQEKVILHPTEQIQSGAKVKTL